The Caproicibacterium amylolyticum genome includes the window GTATCCTTCAATATATTGGAATATGGACAACTGTAATTCCTGTAGGGAGTGATAAGCTTTCCTGTTGGTTTCTTCTTTTTTTAGATATTTGAAGAAACTTTCACAGCAAGCATTATCAAAAGGATAGCCCTTTTTGGAAAATGATTGCACAACATTAAGAGAATCTAGAAGCTGTCGAAATGAAAAAGCAGTATACTGAGATCCTCGATCAGAATGAAACATAAGTCCAGAAGGGCAGTTTCTTCTATCATAAGCTTTTTTGAACGCAGTCATGACGAGGTCGACATCTGGCTTGCCTGATATGTTCCAGGAGATGACTTTGCGAGAAAATAAATCCATTACAATACAAAGATAATACCATTTGCCGGCAACTTTGATGTATGTGAAATCACTTGCCCAGACAATGTTTGGAGTTTGCTGATTGAACTCCTGGTGAAGGTGGTTGGTACACTCGCCGTTGTCCCGATGCTTATAATTTTTATAAGGTTTTTCGGTGGACATCCGTGGAAGTTTTAGAGTCCTCATCAGTCGGTACACTCGTCCGACACTGATGTTAATGCCATAATCACGCTGGAGAACATAGGTAATCTTGTAAGCTCCAAGACGTTTGTTATAATCTGCATAGATTTTAAGAATAAGCTTTGCAATCGTTTGATTGTCTTTTGTACGATCAGCCGGTTCGGTGTTGTAATGCTTATAGTAAGTACTTCGATTAACGCCAAGAACCTTACAAAGGAGCTTGATATTGTGTTGGAAACGGAGCTTATGAATAGCTTCTAATCGTTGTTTGAGTGTGGCGTGAAGATGGCAATCGCTTTTTTTAGTATAAGGAGTTCCTCCTCAAGCTGAGCATTACGCTTTTGGAGGTCTTTGACCTGCTTAGCAGTTAGTATTTCGCCATCATCCGTTTCGACGATTGAGTATTGTTTAATCCAACGGCCAAGTGCGGTGATAGAAACGCCATACTCTTTACAGAGTGCTGCTTGTGATTTGCCGCCAGATTGATAAAGGTTGACGAGAGTTCGTTTGAAATCTTCGTCATATCGGGTTCCGGTTTTACCAGTGGACATGAGTAAGTGCCTCCTTTTGGGTGTCTACTTAATTATAATTGATAGTTACTTCAGGTGTCCACTTATTTAATATAGATCCACACGATGATTTATGTATGGCGGCAGGAATGGGCTTACAGGGAATCAAATGCGGAATTAATTATCATTAAGGAGTGTGATAGAATGGTAGATATGACAAAACCATTTTGGTTTGAAGATGTTCCTTTTGAGCGTGAACACCAACAGCGTATTAGCAACGTGTTAGACATAAAGCAGTATTTTCTGAGAATGCATAAGGTGCTGAAACGTCCTGATTTTAAATTTAAAGGTGAAACCTATACAACTGCAAAGATTGTATTGCAAACATTAAAGATTATCGAAAATTTCCATGCTTCCTACATATTGGGCAATCCTATTTCAATCACAGGCGAGCAGAATATTGTAAAGGAATTCAATAGGATTTATAAAAAGGGGCGTTACAATACAGCAGATTATCAAATTGCACAGGATTTGGCAAAGTATGGTAATGCCTTTGAGTATGATTATATGGATAATAATGTAGTGAAACCTCACATCATTCCTAACGAGAGTGCTTATCCAGTTTATGATGATGCAGAAAATTATATTGCTTTTGTAGAATATTGGAAAGATGCCGATACAGGCACAGCACATTATTATGTATATTATCCTGATAAAGTGCAAATTTGGAAAGATAATGTAATGGTTTCTGAAAAACCAAACCTTACAGGATTGCCAATCCATTATGCGTCATTGGATAAGACAGCATATAATTTCTTTGGTGATAGTCCGATGAATGACTTAATTCCTATTATGGATAAAATTGAAAATCTGCTATCAAAGTTGGATGATGCTATTACTACATTATCAATGAATCCTCTTGGTGTTTGTGCTGGACGTGCTACAGATGCAAGTGTAAGTAAAGATATGTGCGGCGAAATGCTTGTATTTGAAGCAGGTGGCGGCTTTAAGTATGCTAGTGCTACACTGGATTATAATAGTATAAAACTGGAATTGGACAATCTTATCCAACAGTTGTATACAATCGCTTGTGTGCCGAGTGCAGTAGTAGGACAAAGCAATATTGCTAATGTAAGTGAAATTTCATTGAAATTGTTATTTAGTCAGAGCGACAACAGAGCGAAGCAAATGACTAAGGTGCTGAAAGATGGATTTTACCTGCGCTTTGAATATTTTAGGAAATTACTGGCATTACAAGGCAAGACATTTACAGATGATGATTTTGATGAAGTAGATGTCACATTCAATTACAATCGTCCAGTTGATACACAAAGCATGATTAACGAACTAAAGACACAATATGATATGGGTGCTATTTCTAAGCAAACAGTTATTGACCTTAGTCCATATACGACTAATACAGCGTTGGAGATGCAACGACTACAGGATAAAGATGAAGTCCCAATTCAGGACAACAAGAATGATGTAAAAATTTAGTGACGTATAGCACAGTTCCCATATTGCAATGCTATCCCCATAATGCTATAATATTCAACATGAGTTGTTACAAAAAATCATTATAAACAATGATATACGTCATGCCGAAAATGAAGCAAATTAGTATAATGAAACTTAAAAAGTCCAGTGTTTATGCGGGTTTCAAGGTTATTTGGCTTGTTAAATCCACATGATGTCCAGAATGTCTGGCACAACTGGGAAGCCCCTGAAACAGACGACGAAGAATAATATTCAGTTGCGTAAAGATGTGGTCCCCTGTTTGCATTGCAGACAGGGGACTTTGTTAGTCTAATAAACAGCGTGGCAAATGAATCACATAAATTCTATGATTCTATAATGAGTCTCAAAATCAAATCTCATGTTGAAACGTCTGCCAATATGTGATATAATTCGAGCATCTTAACAAAAGGGAAGATGAAAAAGATGAAAATAAAGTTGTATGTTAAACTTCAATTCAAAAATTCACTCCAATTCCGCTTCTTGAGGAAAGAATATGAAAGCAACTGCATTCCACATACAGGGGACTATATTGAGGATCCATATTTTGCAGAGCCGGATGGATTCGAGATTGCACGAACAATAATAAATTATCGAGATGATTACTGTAATGTCTATGTGAAGCCATTTGTAATTAATGACGATAACGAAGCCCAGATGGAACAGCAGATTGAGTTGGCAATGGCACAAAACTGGAAAATTGACTTAATTTAAAGTGGATACTTACAAAGCAAGTAAAAAGTGAAAATTTTAATTTTAGGAGCAAGCGGGTTGGTTGGCAGAGCGCTTCGGCAAAAACTCTTTGCCGAAGATGTTTGCGGTACATATTGCCGCCAGATTGATGCATATCATGCAGATGATAAGATGTTTCGGCTGGATGCAACAGATGGAAACAGATTTACAGAACTTCTGCAGGCCGTAAAACCGCAGGTCATCATTTCCTGTATGCGTGGTGACTTTGCGGCGCAGCTTTGCCTGCATAGGCGACTGACTAAATTTTTGAAAGGAAAAGAAGACAGCCGTCTGATTTACTTTTCCACTGCCAATGTGTTTGACAATTCCCTAACAGCACCACATTATGAAAATGATACGCTGGATGCCAAAAGCGAGTATGGCGTTTTTAAAATGCAGTGTGAAGCACTTTTGCGTGAAGCGCTTGGAAGTCGCTGTGTGATTTTGCGAATCCCGGAAGTTTGGGGAAAAGACTGCCCGCGGCTTTCTGCAATGAAAGCTATGGCGAAAAATGGGCAGGCAATTCATGTTTACGAAAATGATTTTCTTAACTATACGCTGGATTCGCAGATAGCTGACTGCGTACAGGAAATTTTACAGAAAGATTTGCGCGGCGTTTTTCATGTTGGTACCAGTGATATGTGCTCACATGCAGAATTTCGGCGAAAAATTGCCAAGCAGTTGCATCTTGCACCGCTGTTTGAAGCAGAACGTTCGGAGGAGAATGCTTTTCAAGCGGTGCTGACAGCCCGCAGTGATTTGCCGGCAGCGCAGTATTTTACCATAGATATGCTGTTGGACAGACTGTTTCAATCGGAATCAGTTTAAATCAATTTGGGCATAATAAATTTTCGATGGCAGGTATTGTCTGGCAGAAAACTTTATGCTATGATAGCCTATGAGAAGAATATTTTTGCTGGGGAGTAGGTACTCTACTCCTGTTTTTGTATCTGGAGGATTTATGATGAACGAAAATTTCAGTAATGGTCAAAATGGTGCGCCAATGTATCAGACACAGCCCCGCCGCAAAATGAGCACCGGCGGCATAATTGGTATCGGCATTCTGGTGGTCATTGTTATTTTGGTGATTGCATCCATCAGCACTTACAATGGTCTTGTAACCAAACGGCAGAATGTAAAAACACAGCTTTCACAGATTGACACGGAGCTGCAGCGCCGCAATGACCTGATTCCGAACCTTGTGAACACGGTGAAAGGTGCGGCAAATGTAGAAAAAAGCATCTATGACGACATTGCCAATGCACGCACAAAGCTGGCTGGTGCCAGTTCCGTAAAGGAAAAAGATGCAGCCAACACAGAACTGGACGGTGCAGTCAGCCGTTTGCTGGTCGTTGCGGAACAGTATCCAACGGTGCAGTCCAACAGTCAGTTCCGTGACCTGACCGTGGAACTGGAAGGAACGGAAAACCGTATCCGCCAGACACGCGGCAAGTACAATACCGCAGCAGGAGAGTACAATGCGGATATTCAAAAATTCCCGACAAGCCTGATTGCAAATATGACCGGTTTTCGGGAGGCGGATCTTTTCAAGGCAGATGACTCGGCTACCAAAGTACCAACCGTGGACTTTTCCAGCAGTACTGCGTCCACAAAATAAGAGGGCAGTTAGGGTGGAAAAATCATGAAACAAGGAATCAAACGGTTGGCATGCGCTTTTTTGTGTGTTCTGGTGTTTGCTGCTTCTGGCATTGCGGCTTTTGCTGACGGTATTCAGGTACCAGAGCCTACCACAAACTTTGCAAATGACTTTGCCGGAGTTCTTTCCCAAAGTACCAAAGACCAAATCAATGCGGAAAGCAAAAAACTGGAAAAAGAAAAGGGAATCCAGTTCGTCGTAGTAACCGTGGAGAATCTAAACAATGAGTCTGTTGAAGACTATGCGAATGCACTTTTCAGCAAGTGGGGCATTGGCAGCAAAGAAACAGATAAAGGGCTGCTTTTGCTGCTTTCAACAGGTGACAGAAAGGATAAGATTGAAGTCGGCAACGGCCTGCAGGGCGACTTGACAGATGTAGAAGCAAAGGATTTATTGGATACTGGAAAATCTTATCTGAAGAAAAATGACTTTGATGCCGGTATCCGTGAGATTTATGTAAAGACGCTTGGGAAATTGGGCATAGAAGCATCAGAGATTTCAGCTCCGGAAAATAAAGAGGAGAATAATATTCCAAAGTCATTTGTAAAAGTAGGTACTGTAGTTTTTATTCTCATTATTGTACTTCTCAGCCTTTTTGGTGGTCGGCATCATCACCATCATTATTTTGGCGGCGGTTTCGGTGGCTTCGGTGGTTTTGGTGGCTTTAATGGCAACGACGATACATTTTTCGGCGGTTCCTCCGGTGGGGGCGGTGGCTTCGGCGGCTTTTCCGGTGGGGGCGGTTCCTCAGACGGCGGCGGCGCGTCAGGCAGCTTTTAAAATGTTAATATTTACAAAAGACCGGATAACAAAGACAGTGAAAATTGTCTTTATTATCCGCCCTTTTTTATAGCAGGGCTCCAGAAGCGGGAATGAATCAACATGAAATCATTTGGACAGCAGCGGAGCAACAAAGCAGCCATTTTCAAAATAAGCTTTCTGTGATATGATAAAAGCAGAAAGAAGGATGAAAATGGATTATACAGACTACATACTGGACCAGTTGAAACATTTAACAGCGATTGACAGCCCCAGCGGCTTTACGGCCGCTGTAACGGATTATACCGTCGACCAACTGAAAAGACTCGGCTTTGCGCCGCACAAGACCAACAAAGGCTGCGTGGTGTGCGAGCTTGGCGGTGAGGAACACCCGGTTATCCTTTCCGCACATATTGACACACTCGGCGGGATTGTTGCGCAGGTGAAGGCAAACGGACGTCTGCGCATTACAAATATTGGCGGGCTGAACGCCAATAACTGCGAAACAGAAAACTGCAAAATTTATACTCGTTCCGGCAAGGTTTACGATGGTACACTCCAGATGAACGATCCCTCTATTCATGTAAACGGTGATTACTCCAAACAGGAGCGTACTTTTAAAGGTATGGAAGTCGTCCTTGATGAGGATGTCGCAAAGAAAGAAGATACAGAGGCTCTGGGTATCTGCAATGGTGACTTTGTCTGCTTTGACCCGCGCACAACGGTGACGAAGAGTGGTTACATTAAGAGCCGATTCCTGGATGATAAGCTTTCGGTTGCTATTTTGCTGGGTTTTGCGAAAAAGATTCGTGACGAACAGCTCCAGCTTAAACGCAAGGTCTATGTTTTTATTACGGTTTACGAAGAAGTCGGTCATGGTGCCTGCGGGGCACTGCCTGCGGATGCAGAAGAAATTCTCAGCGTGGACATGGGATGTGTTGGCGAAGGATTGGAGTGCACTGAGCGGAAAGTCAGCATTTGTGCGGAGGATTCCGGTGGTCCGTATGATTACAGCGTAACAACGGAACTGGTAAACTGCGCAAAGCAAGGTGGGCTGGATTATGCGGTGGATATTTATCCGCACTACGGTTCTGACGCAGAGGCAGCGCTTTTTGCTGGCTATGATCTGAAGCATGGCTTGATCGGTGCGGGTGTATATGCTTCCCACGGCTATGAACGCTCCCATGTAAATGGTGTAAAAAACACGTTTGAACTGCTGAATCTGTACTTGAAGCAAAGCTGAAAAACAAAGCGAACCTGTCCCGGCGCAAATGCACTGAGGCAGGTTCGCTTTTTATACGTTTTTTCATGTGCGAATAGTAATCGAACAGCTGCTTCTGTCAAACACACTGTATTTTTGTCAGAGGAAATGCTGAAAAATTTGCCAACAGCATTTAATAAATCCATGAATGAAATTGCACTGCAAGGCGGGCGGAGAAGCACAAACTTTCTGACTGCTTTTGTGGTGGTGCAGTGTATAAAAAGCGTAGATAGAGATAACTAACTATCGTAAAATTGATAAAACGATATATCTTTTACACTATTAAATAGTAAAAATGAACGAAATCAAGAAAACTATGTGTAATTTTATTATATTATATTATATTTTTTCAAACCCATTGACTTGCTCATCAGGGTAGGATATAATTATAGTAAATTTACAAGTCAATTATTCAATACGTGTGAAATGAATGAATTTTGAGTCGATTTATTTTTACTAGCAAAAACATTTTTGAATAATTATGACTCAGCTGTGAACTGTTCGAAATAATTTGATGAGAGGAAACTCAAAATGAAGAAACTGAAAGAACTGAAAATCAAGCAAAAATTAGCCGGCAGTTTTATAACAATGATCATTCTGATTTTGATACTGTCATTTATCAGTGTTTTTGCGATGAACCGCCTTGTGAATACGGAAGCAGAAATGCAGGGACGCATGGATTCGCTGCCTGTCCTTACAGAAGTCATGCAGGATTCGCTGTCGATTCAATCTGTAGGTAATGCGGCAGTTTTGAATGGAAATAATGCAAGTGAGTATCAGGAACTTACCAAACGGCTGGATACCTACACTGCAGATTATAAAACAAAGCATGCAGCGTTGATGCAGACTGTGAAAACTGCAGAGTGGCAGGAAAAGCTGAATGCTGCGGAAAAGTTGTATGAAAACAGTTACGAGCCTAAATTAAAGCAGGCCATTGAGGCCGCACAGGGAGCAGGCAGTACTTCCAGTGCATCCAGCCTGCTGAAAGAGGCCAGCACTGTTGGTGACCAGATTCTAAACACATATCAGCAGTTTATGAGTGTCCGCCAACAGAATTCTAAGACAAGTTACGATGAAAATACTGCAGAAACAAGAATAATCTTTATTGTGATATTGATTATCGCTGCGTTCAGCCTTGTCGTTGCGGTTACTTTGGAGGTACGAATCACCAAATCAATCAGCAAACCGCTGAATGAACTTTCTGATTCTGCTGTTCAGCTTTCGTATGGCAACTTGAAAGCTCGGTCTAATTATATATCCGAGGATGAGATTGGTGTTGCATCAGCTGCATTAAATGATTCGTTTGCTTCTTTGCAGGATGTTGTCAGTGAAGTTTCTCAAATCTTAGAGGATATTTCAAAAGGTAAGTGCGACCACACCGAAGTGCGTACCTACAAAGGCGACTTTGCTCCGATTTCCAAGGCACTGAACATTATTCTCAATAACCTGAATGAGATATTCACCTCTATCAATGAATCCGCAGCACAGGTCGAAAGCGGCTCCAGCGAAGTTGCAAACGGTGCGCAGGCACTGGCGCAGGGTGCAACTGAGCAGGCCAGTTCTGTGGAGGAGCTTTCCTCCCAGATTGAGGAAGTCTCCAAGAAAGTACAGGAGAATTCAACAGGTATTACGGCCATTGCATCGGAAATGAATTCTGCTGCATCCCAAGCTGAAACCGGCAACGAGCAGATGAATGAGATGCTTACGGCTATGAACAACATTGCAACTTCTTCTGAAGAAATCGGCAAGATTATTAAAGTGATTGACAACATTGCGTTCCAGACCAACATTTTGGCACTGAACGCATCTGTTGAAGCGGCTCGCGCGGGGGCAGCAGGAAAAGGTTTTGCTGTTGTTGCAGAAGAAGTCCGCAACTTGGCCAGCCGTTCTGCTGATGCTGCAAAGCAGACTTCTGTGCTGATTGCAAGCTCAACTGGTAAAGTACAGGATGGCCTGACGCTGGCTGATAATACAGCGAAAGCGCTGTCAGAAATTGCAGAAAGCATTCAGACAATTAATACGAAGATTAATGACATTGAGAATGCATCTACTGCACAGGCAACCGCGATTTCGCAGATTAATCTGGGCGTGGAGCAGGTTTCCGCGGTTATCCAGACCAATTCTGCGACAGCACAGCAGAGCGCCGCAGCGAGCGAGGAACTTTCCAAACAGGCAGAGAACCTCAAAGGGGAAATCAACTGGATTCAGCTGCGCAAATAAAAAATTACATATGCAGGCCGCTGCAGAGTATGTCTTTGCAGCGGCCTGTTTTTTATTGCAGCAGACTTGAAAAAATACAGCAGGGGGAGTATGCTGTTAATGATATTAGAGATTAATACAGAATTACAGATTTATATAAGAATCATTTGGAGGTGCTTTTATTGAGTGACCAGAGGGTAAAAACCAGAGCAGAAATTGCCGCCAGTGATAAATGGGCGATTGAAAAAATTTATCCTGACACAAAAGCGTGGAGGGCAGATTTTGAACAGCTGAAAGCAGAGGCAGAAAAATTGCCGCAGTTCAGCGGAAAACTGAACAAAGCTGACCAGTTGCTGGCGTTCTTCAAGCTGGATGAAAAGGTTTCCAGAACAGCCGGTAAACTTGCGGAATATGCCAACCGGCGTGCCGACGAAGATACTGCTAACGCAGAATTCATTGCGCTGCGTGCAGAAATCAACGCGTATTTGTCGGAATTGGCGGCAAAAGAAGCATACTTTGAGCCGGAAATTCTTTCTTATCCGGAGAGAACCGTCGAGCAGGAACTAAAAGAACAGCCGGCACTGGGACTTTACCGTTTTGCGCTGGAGCAGATTTTAAAGAAAAAGCCGCATACACTGGACAGCCGCAGTGAAACACTGTTGGCAGCAGTTTCTGACTGTCTGGAGGGACCCTCCAATGCTTATGATTTCCTGACGGATGCGGATATGACATTCCCTGAAATCCACAATGAGGATGGCCAGTTGGTTGAGCTGACAGAGAGCACTTATCACCGCTTCATCACTTCCAAAGACCGGCAGGTGCGCAAGGAGGCATTTCAGGCGCTGTTCAATACCTATGGAAAGTACCAGAATACTTTTGCTTCCTTGCTGACCTCTTCCGTAAAAAACTTTGTTTTTATGGCAAAGCAGCATCATTATACCTCTGCTTTGCAGTGCTCGCTTGCCCCAAACAATATTCCAACGGAAGTTTACCATACAGCGCTGAAAACCATTAACGCCCATTTGAATTCACTCCATCGTTATGTGAGCTTGAAAAAAAAGCTGCTGAAGCTTTCTGATATGCACATGTATGACCTGTATGTGCCGGTCATCGATGTACCAGAAAGGCATTACGAATTTGATGAGGCGGTGCAGACGGTAAAGGAGGGTCTGGCACCGCTCGGCAAAGAATACCTTGATTTGTTCAGCAAAGGCATTGAAAGTGGCTGGGTTGACCGCTATCCGAACAAAGGCAAGTGTTCCGGTGCATATTCCTCTGGCTGCTATGATGTGCAGCCTTATGTTCTGCTGAATTTCAACTATGACCTTAACAGTGTTTCTACGCTGGCACATGAAATGGGTCACTCGCTGCACACTTATTACTCCACGAAAAATCAGCCGTATATTTACTCGGATTATTCTCTTTTCTGTGCAGAAACAGCCTCTACTACCAATGAAGCACTGCTGATTCACCACCTGATTGACAAGGAAACCGACCAAAACCGGAAGCTGTATCTGATTAATTCCCAGCTTGAGCAGATTCGCACTACGGTGTTCCGTCAGCTGCTGTTTGCAGAGTTTGAACTTTTCACGCACGAAAAAGCGGAAGCAGGTGTGCAGCTGACAGCGAAGGAACTGCGTGCTTTCTGGCATGATGTCAACGTGAAATACTATGGCCCCGAAATGACGGTCGATTCCGAAAATGATATGGAGTGGGCAAGGATTCCGCATTTTTACCGCGACTTCTATGTGTATCAGTATGCAACCGGTTATGCTGCTGCCAATTCCTTCAGCCGCATGATTCTGAGCGGGGGAGAAGATGCTGTCGAGAAGTACAAAGGCTTCCTTAAGAGTGGCAGCAGTGATTACCCAATCAATGTGCTGCGCAAAGCCGGTGTGGACATGGCAACCGCCAAGCCGATGGAAGACGTGATCCACACCTTTGACGAACTGTTGGATATGCTGGAACGTGCTCTGTAAACGCTTCAGAGCAGAAGAATGTGTTTTGAATACTGTCGCACTGGGGTGCAAAATTGCAGCTGCGGGAACCTGCTTCACAAAAATGAAACAGTATCCGTAAAGTCTTTCTACGGAATAAAATACGAATAAAGACAGGGCAGCTACTGGAATTGGTGGCTGCCCTGTCTTGTGCCCTGCTAATTGAGAATATGAAATTTTATGGGGGTTTTGCTGATGTCAAATTTGCCGAAGGAATTGCGCTTTTATTATGGAGTTGTAGGTTCCTCAAAAACCGCAAATGCGCTTATGACACGTTATAATTACCAGGAGAAAGGTTACAGCGTTCTGCTGATGAAGCCAAGCGTAGATACGCGGGATGGGTACAATATCGTAAAGTCCCGCATCGGATTGGAAGCAGAAGCGGTCATTGTTGAGCCGGGGCAGTCGCTGACTGCGTACTTTGAGCATCATTCGCTGCCGGACGTTATTATTGCCGATGAGGCACAGTTCTTTACAGCACAGCAGGTGGAAGAATTCAAAGACATCAGTGCGCGCATTCCAGTGTACTGTTACGGTTTAAAGGTGGATTTTCGGACACAACTTTTTGAGGGAAGCAGGCGGCTGTTGGAGCTTGCGGATACCTGTATTGAAATTGAAGCACTGTGCAGATGCGGCAATAAAGCAACTGTCAATGCCCGCTTTGACAGTGCCGGAAATATCATTCGGGAGGGCAGCCAGATCCTTTTGGGCGGTAATGATACCTACCTTGCCATGTGCTATCATTGCTGGAAACGTGTGAATAATGTTCACGAAAAAGAAGAATCGCAAATTGTACATGCAGTGAAATAATCAGGAATAAGAGTGCCGCTATATATGTAAAAGTGCAGGTTTAAATCTGCACTGTCAACAGCCAGGAAGCAACAATGATAATGTTGCCAAGAAGCAGAACCTTTTTTGCTTTTTGTGCGCCTTTCCATTCGCCGGTCTTTAGCCCCCACAGATTGCTGACCACCAGCGCCAGAGCGTTGAAAATCAGCCAGCAGATGCTGCTGCCAGCATCGCCTATCTTTTTTGCAGCGATTCCATACAGTGCCAGTGCAGCCAACCATACCAGAGATGTAAGGAAAAGGATTCCGCTTCTGCCCACTGCGCCTTTGCAGGCAAAAGTATGCCATGTTTTCTTTTTAAATAGCAGCACGGTGCAGCAGAGGATGGAAGCTGCCATACCGCCAGTCAGCACAGGCAGCCACTGCACAGCGGCTGCGGCAGTGGAATCAGCTGCGGCTTTTCCCAGCGGAGCAGCTTTGTCAAAACCAACGTTCATGATCCCGGAGCACAGCCCAGAAATAACGGCGAGCCGGATGCCAAGCTTTGTATTGCCGCTTTTTTGTGCCTGCTCTTTCATCAATCCGGCTTTTGTAATCACAGCAATACCAAGCAGCGTCAGCAGCAGTCCACCGGCTAAAAAGCCAACGGATGATGCAGACGGCTGCTTTCCGGAAAGGCAGAATGGAAGCACTGAACCGATTGCCGCGGAGGTTCCCATATTGATGCCAAAGCAAAGTGAAATTCCAATCAGCAGTACTGATTTTGAAAACGCAATAGTGGAAACACCCCAAACCACACCGCACAAAAATGGCAGCCACAGTTTGCCAAATCCGGCCTGTACCAAAAGTGGGAACAATTCCGGCTGAGCAGCAGCGGCCCAACCAATCGAAACCAGAAGGCAGAACAGTGAGTAAATCCACCAGAAAGCTTCCCAAGAAAGCGGAGCATATTTTTTGTAGCCGAGCCCGAAACTTCCTTGACAGATTCCGGAGAGCAGAAGCAGCAGGTAAGCAGTGATCATGTTGGCATCTCTTTTCAAAAATTATGTTGCAGTCTGCTCTTTATTATAACAGAGCGTAAGCGTATGTAAATACGCCGGAACGACCTGTTTCTTTGAAAAGTGTCGCATTCTTCGCAGCTTTGTGTTATAATCGCCTTTAAAGCTGGAAATGGAGGAGAGCAGCATGCAGACAACCTTGCAGCTTGCAGATATGGAATTGGACTTTCCATTCGAGTGTCTTAAAATACGGGTTTGTAAATTTACGAAGGAAACTTTTGAATGCTCTTTTCCCCGACATCATCATGGCAAGTATTACTATGAACTGCACCTGGTGTACAGCGGCCGCGGAACACTGCGGACTGACAACGAAACTTACCCTCTGTATGCAGGTTGTATCTATATGACTGGCCCAAATTTCTACCATGAACAGCAGACCGATGTATCGGACTGCATGAAAGAATATTGTTTTGGATTCAGCGCAATGAAGCAAAAAAATAAATCGGATTCATGCGAAAGCCATGCTCTGCAGGATACTGCTTTCTGGATTTCAACAGATTCCGGCTGCTTTTTGCGGTCATTCGACAGAATTGCGGCAGAATGTGAAAACCATCGCTTTGGATTTGCGGAAGTTATTCGTAATGAACTGGAGGTGGTTCTTATCCAACTGGTACGGTGCTATTTTGGAAACCAGCAGCCGGCGGAGCACATGATTACGGTGTCTGCAGACAGACGTGTCAATTTAATTGATGAGATGTTTTTGCAGCATTGCACTGACATAACAGAAGAACAACTTAGCCGGCTGCTGCATATCAGTGTGCGGCAGCTGCAGCGCTTTTTAGTGAACCAGTATGGGAAAACATTTTCCCAGATGAAAAAAGAGGCAAGGCTTGACCGTGCACAGGCGCTGCTGCGGAAGGGCTGCACCTTGAGCGAAGCGGCAGACAGCACAGGGTACACCGATATTCGGTATTTTGCACAGCTTTTAAAGCATTTTCAAAAGAAGAGTATACATGAAAAGC containing:
- a CDS encoding IS3 family transposase (programmed frameshift); its protein translation is MSTGKTGTRYDEDFKRTLVNLYQSGGKSQAALCKEYGVSITALGRWIKQYSIVETDDGEILTAKQVKDLQKRNAQLEEELLILKKANCHLHATLKQRLEAIHKLRFQHNIKLLCKVLGVNRSTYYKHYNTEPADRTKDNQTIAKLILKIYADYNKRLGAYKITYVLQRDYGINISVGRVYRLMRTLKLPRMSTEKPYKNYKHRDNGECTNHLHQEFNQQTPNIVWASDFTYIKVAGKWYYLCIVMDLFSRKVISWNISGKPDVDLVMTAFKKAYDRRNCPSGLMFHSDRGSQYTAFSFRQLLDSLNVVQSFSKKGYPFDNACCESFFKYLKKEETNRKAYHSLQELQLSIFQYIEGYYNSRRPHGSLRMLTPNEKEELFWNQA
- a CDS encoding phage portal protein — its product is MVDMTKPFWFEDVPFEREHQQRISNVLDIKQYFLRMHKVLKRPDFKFKGETYTTAKIVLQTLKIIENFHASYILGNPISITGEQNIVKEFNRIYKKGRYNTADYQIAQDLAKYGNAFEYDYMDNNVVKPHIIPNESAYPVYDDAENYIAFVEYWKDADTGTAHYYVYYPDKVQIWKDNVMVSEKPNLTGLPIHYASLDKTAYNFFGDSPMNDLIPIMDKIENLLSKLDDAITTLSMNPLGVCAGRATDASVSKDMCGEMLVFEAGGGFKYASATLDYNSIKLELDNLIQQLYTIACVPSAVVGQSNIANVSEISLKLLFSQSDNRAKQMTKVLKDGFYLRFEYFRKLLALQGKTFTDDDFDEVDVTFNYNRPVDTQSMINELKTQYDMGAISKQTVIDLSPYTTNTALEMQRLQDKDEVPIQDNKNDVKI
- a CDS encoding TPM domain-containing protein, which translates into the protein MKQGIKRLACAFLCVLVFAASGIAAFADGIQVPEPTTNFANDFAGVLSQSTKDQINAESKKLEKEKGIQFVVVTVENLNNESVEDYANALFSKWGIGSKETDKGLLLLLSTGDRKDKIEVGNGLQGDLTDVEAKDLLDTGKSYLKKNDFDAGIREIYVKTLGKLGIEASEISAPENKEENNIPKSFVKVGTVVFILIIVLLSLFGGRHHHHHYFGGGFGGFGGFGGFNGNDDTFFGGSSGGGGGFGGFSGGGGSSDGGGASGSF
- a CDS encoding M42 family metallopeptidase, translated to MDYTDYILDQLKHLTAIDSPSGFTAAVTDYTVDQLKRLGFAPHKTNKGCVVCELGGEEHPVILSAHIDTLGGIVAQVKANGRLRITNIGGLNANNCETENCKIYTRSGKVYDGTLQMNDPSIHVNGDYSKQERTFKGMEVVLDEDVAKKEDTEALGICNGDFVCFDPRTTVTKSGYIKSRFLDDKLSVAILLGFAKKIRDEQLQLKRKVYVFITVYEEVGHGACGALPADAEEILSVDMGCVGEGLECTERKVSICAEDSGGPYDYSVTTELVNCAKQGGLDYAVDIYPHYGSDAEAALFAGYDLKHGLIGAGVYASHGYERSHVNGVKNTFELLNLYLKQS
- a CDS encoding sugar nucleotide-binding protein: MKILILGASGLVGRALRQKLFAEDVCGTYCRQIDAYHADDKMFRLDATDGNRFTELLQAVKPQVIISCMRGDFAAQLCLHRRLTKFLKGKEDSRLIYFSTANVFDNSLTAPHYENDTLDAKSEYGVFKMQCEALLREALGSRCVILRIPEVWGKDCPRLSAMKAMAKNGQAIHVYENDFLNYTLDSQIADCVQEILQKDLRGVFHVGTSDMCSHAEFRRKIAKQLHLAPLFEAERSEENAFQAVLTARSDLPAAQYFTIDMLLDRLFQSESV
- a CDS encoding LemA family protein translates to MSTGGIIGIGILVVIVILVIASISTYNGLVTKRQNVKTQLSQIDTELQRRNDLIPNLVNTVKGAANVEKSIYDDIANARTKLAGASSVKEKDAANTELDGAVSRLLVVAEQYPTVQSNSQFRDLTVELEGTENRIRQTRGKYNTAAGEYNADIQKFPTSLIANMTGFREADLFKADDSATKVPTVDFSSSTASTK